One part of the Arabidopsis thaliana chromosome 4, partial sequence genome encodes these proteins:
- a CDS encoding splicing factor 3A subunit gives MHAFSSGVDYFADKEDVSYCDLVPPAEPLLSIMKEIPPLR, from the coding sequence ATGCATGCGTTTTCGAGTGGTGTTGACTATTTTGCTGACAAGGAGGATGTTAGCTATTGTGATTTAGTGCCACCAGCTGAACCCCTTTTAAGTATAATGAAGGAAATACCACCGCTGAGATAA
- a CDS encoding Galactose oxidase/kelch repeat superfamily protein (Galactose oxidase/kelch repeat superfamily protein; CONTAINS InterPro DOMAIN/s: F-box domain, cyclin-like (InterPro:IPR001810), Galactose oxidase/kelch, beta-propeller (InterPro:IPR011043), Kelch repeat type 1 (InterPro:IPR006652), Kelch related (InterPro:IPR013089), Kelch repeat type 2 (InterPro:IPR011498), Kelch-type beta propeller (InterPro:IPR015915); BEST Arabidopsis thaliana protein match is: Galactose oxidase/kelch repeat superfamily protein (TAIR:AT5G38680.1).), whose translation MERLVSGETTTSSNMKKKKKKVSSTTNPSLPDDLVLVIIARVSILYYPILSLVSKSFRSLLASPELYKVRSLLGRRESRLYVCINMYSYKNGPSWFTLCRKPDRTTTSSNKEEDRSSGYVLARIPIPHSPLTQRYSLAAVGSNIYNIGVTRYHHLTSSSVWVLDCRSHTWRQAPSLPVELFRVSVSVLDQKIYVAGLHQEDGSDSLKNSVTVLDTETQVSDRVAIPCSVSQGKEIFISTSVGGKVNLVTGRKVVDYNPVEGSWEEVGDTMYGMTLR comes from the exons atggAGAGGTTGGTCAGCGGAGAGACAACGACGTCGTcgaacatgaagaagaagaagaagaaggtgtcGTCGACAACAAATCCGTCACTTCCCGATGATTTGGTATTGGTCATCATCGCACGCGTCTCAATATTATACTATCCTATTCTCTCACTCGTCTCCAAGAGCTTTCGATCTCTCCTGGCTTCACCGGAGCTTTACAAGGTCAGGTCACTCTTGGGCCGCAGGGAGAGTCGTCTCTATGTGTGCATAAATATGTATTCTTATAAAAACGGCCCTAGCTGGTTCACCCTCTGCCGGAAACCGGATCGAACAACAACCAGTAGTAATAAGGAGGAGGACAGGTCAAGTGGTTATGTCTTGGCAAGAATCCCAATTCCCCATTCTCCTTTGACTCAGAGATATAGCCTCGCGGCGGTTGGTTCTAATATCTATAACATTGGCGTAACCAGATACCACCATTTGACCTCCTCTAGTGTCTGGGTTCTGGATTGCCGGTCTCACACGTGGCGCCAGGCTCCAAGCTTGCCGGTGGAGCTATTTAGAGTTTCTGTTAGCGTCCTTGATCAAAAGATATATGTAGCAGGGTTACACCAAGAAGATGGCTCGGATTCCTTGAAGAACTCGGTTACGGTGTTGGACACAGAAACACAAGTAAGTGATCGGGTGGCTATCCCATGCAGCGTGTCACAAGGCAAGGAGATCTTCATAAGCACAAGTGTTGGCGGAAAGGTCAACCTCGTGACTGGGAGAAAGGTGGTTGATTACAATCCAGTGGAAGGTAGCTGGGAGGAGGTTGGAGATACCATGT ATGGTATGACACTGAGGTAA
- a CDS encoding Galactose oxidase/kelch repeat superfamily protein (Galactose oxidase/kelch repeat superfamily protein; CONTAINS InterPro DOMAIN/s: F-box domain, cyclin-like (InterPro:IPR001810), Galactose oxidase/kelch, beta-propeller (InterPro:IPR011043), Kelch repeat type 1 (InterPro:IPR006652), Kelch repeat type 2 (InterPro:IPR011498), Kelch related (InterPro:IPR013089), Kelch-type beta propeller (InterPro:IPR015915); BEST Arabidopsis thaliana protein match is: Galactose oxidase/kelch repeat superfamily protein (TAIR:AT5G51250.1); Has 986 Blast hits to 967 proteins in 50 species: Archae - 4; Bacteria - 5; Metazoa - 105; Fungi - 0; Plants - 870; Viruses - 0; Other Eukaryotes - 2 (source: NCBI BLink).), with protein MERLVSGETTTSSNMKKKKKKVSSTTNPSLPDDLVLVIIARVSILYYPILSLVSKSFRSLLASPELYKVRSLLGRRESRLYVCINMYSYKNGPSWFTLCRKPDRTTTSSNKEEDRSSGYVLARIPIPHSPLTQRYSLAAVGSNIYNIGVTRYHHLTSSSVWVLDCRSHTWRQAPSLPVELFRVSVSVLDQKIYVAGLHQEDGSDSLKNSVTVLDTETQVSDRVAIPCSVSQGKEIFISTSVGGKVNLVTGRKVVDYNPVEGSWEEVGDTMCEFMFSKCFCVVGNVLYSCAIDRVFRWYDTEVRTWRNLECLIGGRLPKLSPRAFVSLADYGGKLAVFWNQGVGDWQMLWCAVIALERRNTCEILGNVEWSDHVLHVPKIRSYYNALSATL; from the coding sequence atggAGAGGTTGGTCAGCGGAGAGACAACGACGTCGTcgaacatgaagaagaagaagaagaaggtgtcGTCGACAACAAATCCGTCACTTCCCGATGATTTGGTATTGGTCATCATCGCACGCGTCTCAATATTATACTATCCTATTCTCTCACTCGTCTCCAAGAGCTTTCGATCTCTCCTGGCTTCACCGGAGCTTTACAAGGTCAGGTCACTCTTGGGCCGCAGGGAGAGTCGTCTCTATGTGTGCATAAATATGTATTCTTATAAAAACGGCCCTAGCTGGTTCACCCTCTGCCGGAAACCGGATCGAACAACAACCAGTAGTAATAAGGAGGAGGACAGGTCAAGTGGTTATGTCTTGGCAAGAATCCCAATTCCCCATTCTCCTTTGACTCAGAGATATAGCCTCGCGGCGGTTGGTTCTAATATCTATAACATTGGCGTAACCAGATACCACCATTTGACCTCCTCTAGTGTCTGGGTTCTGGATTGCCGGTCTCACACGTGGCGCCAGGCTCCAAGCTTGCCGGTGGAGCTATTTAGAGTTTCTGTTAGCGTCCTTGATCAAAAGATATATGTAGCAGGGTTACACCAAGAAGATGGCTCGGATTCCTTGAAGAACTCGGTTACGGTGTTGGACACAGAAACACAAGTAAGTGATCGGGTGGCTATCCCATGCAGCGTGTCACAAGGCAAGGAGATCTTCATAAGCACAAGTGTTGGCGGAAAGGTCAACCTCGTGACTGGGAGAAAGGTGGTTGATTACAATCCAGTGGAAGGTAGCTGGGAGGAGGTTGGAGATACCATGTGTgagtttatgttttcaaaatgtttttgcGTGGTTGGTAATGTTTTGTACTCATGTGCTATTGACCGAGTGTTCAGATGGTATGACACTGAGGTAAGAACATGGAGAAATTTGGAGTGTTTGATAGGAGGACGACTACCCAAGTTATCTCCGCGTGCTTTTGTTAGTTTGGCTGATTATGGTGGAAAGCTCGCTGTTTTTTGGAACCAAGGTGTCGGCGATTGGCAGATGCTTTGGTGTGCAGTGATTGCGCTTGAAAGGCGCAATACTTGTGAAATTTTGGGGAATGTTGAGTGGTCTGATCATGTGCTTCATGTCCCTAAGATACGTTCTTACTACAACGCTCTTTCTGCTACTCTCTGA